In Streptomyces sp. SID8374, one genomic interval encodes:
- the hisH gene encoding imidazole glycerol phosphate synthase subunit HisH: protein MSENNKKVVVFDYGFGNVRSAERALAHVGADVEITRDYDRAMNADGLLVPGVGAFSACMDGLKRARGDWIIGRRLSGGRPVMGICVGMQILFERGIEHGVETEGLDEWPGTVGPLKADVVPHMGWNTVDAPEDSRLFAGLDPEARFYFVHSYAAHDWSLEVTNAKIRAPKVTWATHGERFVAAVENGALWATQFHPEKSGDAGAQLLTNWIETL, encoded by the coding sequence ATGAGTGAGAACAACAAGAAGGTCGTCGTCTTCGACTACGGCTTCGGCAACGTCCGCTCCGCCGAGCGCGCCCTCGCCCACGTCGGCGCGGACGTCGAGATCACCCGCGACTACGACCGCGCGATGAACGCCGACGGGCTCCTCGTCCCCGGCGTCGGCGCCTTCTCCGCCTGCATGGACGGGCTGAAGCGGGCCCGCGGCGACTGGATCATCGGCCGCAGGCTCTCCGGCGGCCGCCCCGTGATGGGCATCTGCGTCGGGATGCAGATCCTGTTCGAGCGCGGCATCGAGCACGGCGTGGAGACCGAGGGCCTGGACGAGTGGCCCGGTACGGTCGGGCCCCTGAAGGCCGACGTCGTCCCGCACATGGGGTGGAACACCGTGGACGCCCCCGAGGACTCCCGGCTCTTCGCGGGCCTGGACCCCGAGGCCCGCTTCTACTTCGTGCACTCCTACGCGGCGCACGACTGGTCCCTCGAAGTCACCAACGCCAAGATCCGTGCCCCCAAGGTCACCTGGGCCACGCACGGCGAACGGTTCGTGGCCGCCGTCGAGAACGGCGCGCTGTGGGCCACCCAGTTCCACCCCGAGAAGTCCGGCGATGCCGGCGCCCAGCTGCTGACCAACTGGATCGAGACGCTGTAA